The Hyalangium gracile genome has a window encoding:
- a CDS encoding DUF5953 family protein, whose amino-acid sequence MTRPRALTLIVYAPALVGKDSRTLAVVHGMEEALPGLRLEWEVGKGARPIALPQRDAWLVERTQDGKFPLLCNGDESYPVTVNGRGRPGLLSPGGQSLSEVHAELPLDEPVIAAAAAVLEGVADGARAFWGHASPYGFGSKVAEQVRRSTHAPEFSPRGLPMLNLPQKLSAPEIPWCLGWLNYWSAAAAQAIGFPDPARDAELLTRARRTPSGGWVVQLTDAPLDYDDPTHLDALKRAYERFPEIGGRVAPR is encoded by the coding sequence ATGACCAGACCTAGAGCCCTCACCCTCATTGTCTACGCGCCTGCGCTCGTGGGCAAAGACAGCCGCACGCTCGCTGTCGTCCATGGGATGGAAGAGGCGCTCCCCGGCCTGCGCCTGGAGTGGGAAGTAGGCAAAGGAGCACGCCCCATCGCATTGCCGCAGCGCGATGCGTGGCTCGTGGAAAGGACGCAGGACGGGAAATTCCCTCTTCTGTGCAACGGGGACGAGAGTTACCCCGTCACGGTCAACGGGAGGGGAAGACCTGGACTCCTCAGCCCAGGCGGTCAGTCCCTGTCTGAAGTGCATGCAGAACTGCCACTGGACGAGCCCGTGATCGCGGCAGCGGCGGCTGTGCTCGAGGGCGTGGCGGATGGTGCCCGCGCGTTCTGGGGGCATGCGTCGCCGTACGGTTTCGGCTCGAAAGTCGCGGAGCAGGTCCGCCGCTCGACTCATGCACCAGAGTTCTCACCGCGTGGGCTTCCCATGCTCAACCTTCCACAGAAGCTCTCCGCGCCTGAGATTCCCTGGTGCCTTGGGTGGCTGAACTACTGGTCGGCCGCTGCCGCGCAGGCCATCGGGTTCCCGGATCCTGCTCGCGACGCGGAGTTGCTCACGCGGGCGCGGCGCACGCCTTCGGGCGGATGGGTCGTGCAACTCACGGATGCCCCCCTCGATTACGACGACCCCACCCACTTGGACGCGCTGAAGCGGGCCTACGAGCGCTTCCCGGAGATCGGCGGGCGCGTCGCTCCGCGCTGA
- a CDS encoding zinc metalloprotease: MSRRFNWKSGLLLGAMVAFSGCTENKEQEPAPVEQQVVDARGCATKDLSQTEREAVEATLAETRSAAAAVGSITVNVYWHVINNGAGTASDLTQAKIDGQIAVLNAAYANTPFRFALVSVSRTTNATWYTATHGSTAESQMKNALRQGTADDLNIYSNNMGGGLLGWATFPSSYASSPKMDGVVLLYSSVPGGTAAPYNEGDTGTHEVGHWLGLYHTFQGGCAKNNDGVSDTPQEKSPAYGCPVGRDTCTRDPGADPIYNFMDYTDDSCMNTFTAGQNARMDSMWTAYRLGK, translated from the coding sequence ATGTCGCGTCGTTTCAACTGGAAGAGCGGTCTGCTGCTGGGTGCCATGGTTGCCTTCTCCGGCTGCACCGAGAACAAGGAGCAGGAGCCGGCCCCCGTGGAGCAGCAGGTCGTGGACGCTCGTGGCTGCGCCACCAAGGACCTGAGCCAGACGGAGCGTGAGGCTGTTGAGGCGACGCTCGCGGAGACCCGCAGCGCGGCCGCCGCGGTCGGCTCCATCACGGTGAACGTCTACTGGCACGTCATCAACAACGGCGCGGGTACCGCGTCGGACCTCACGCAGGCGAAGATCGACGGTCAGATCGCGGTGCTGAACGCGGCGTATGCGAACACCCCGTTCCGCTTCGCGCTGGTGTCGGTGTCCCGCACCACCAACGCCACCTGGTACACCGCGACCCACGGCAGCACCGCCGAGTCGCAGATGAAGAACGCGCTGCGCCAGGGCACCGCGGACGACCTGAACATCTACTCCAACAACATGGGCGGCGGCCTGCTGGGCTGGGCGACCTTCCCGTCCTCGTACGCCTCGTCTCCGAAGATGGACGGCGTGGTGCTGCTGTACTCGTCGGTGCCCGGTGGCACGGCGGCTCCGTACAACGAGGGTGACACGGGCACGCACGAGGTCGGCCACTGGCTGGGCCTGTACCACACCTTCCAGGGCGGCTGCGCCAAGAACAACGACGGCGTGAGCGACACCCCGCAGGAGAAGTCGCCTGCCTACGGCTGCCCGGTGGGCCGCGACACCTGCACCCGCGACCCGGGTGCGGACCCCATCTACAACTTCATGGACTACACGGACGACAGCTGCATGAACACGTTCACCGCGGGCCAGAACGCGCGCATGGACTCCATGTGGACGGCGTACCGCCTCGGCAAGTAA
- a CDS encoding discoidin domain-containing protein has translation MRKLSLITSGLLAVWLLSACEEDAPSKEPPSAETPAAELPSQDIQDTAGPLTVTNCRVLTTAAVSASGDDGAGGVAANSQDDNLTTRWAGPGVGAWLRMDLGSVQTLAGAAIAWHQGNQRQNHFVLSTSEDGTTYTQVYAADSALNLDAQTYTFAPRRARYLRVTVNGNTVNDWASILEARACGEQTSQPPPTEDTGPALPRRPYLQSVGTTSALVAFRSAVSCTPFVRYGLGTDLSRTATATAAGWRHVVKLTGLSAGQTYSYVVEACGSVTGVRQFRTATTSSTRSIHFTAMGDFGTGGSSQARVLERLGQSNLAGELMVALGDNAYESGTEQDFQDHMFTPMAALLRRVPLFASPGNHEYVTNQAQPYLDNFYLPANNPANTERYYSFDWGPVHFVALDSSCAIGLASSDRCTLAAQKSWAAADLAATRQPWKVVFFHHPPWSSGAHGSQLLMRREFGPMFEQYGVDVVLTGHDHNYERSKPMVGSGVAPSGSRGVVYLVVGSGGASLRSFPIAQPSWTAYRNNTDAGYLDVKVNGGTLVAQFLNASGAIKDTFTLTKTIPASVEAPGSVSASSLETPPGPVDDPAREPAGLRFEKVLPPADTPESVADHDEPSH, from the coding sequence ATGCGTAAACTCTCACTGATCACCTCAGGCCTGTTGGCGGTGTGGCTCCTCTCCGCGTGCGAGGAGGACGCTCCTTCCAAGGAGCCGCCTTCCGCGGAGACGCCCGCCGCCGAGCTCCCATCCCAGGACATCCAGGACACCGCCGGTCCGCTGACCGTGACCAACTGCCGCGTGCTGACCACGGCGGCGGTGAGCGCCAGCGGAGACGACGGCGCCGGCGGCGTGGCGGCCAACTCGCAGGACGACAACCTGACCACCCGCTGGGCCGGGCCGGGCGTGGGCGCGTGGCTGCGGATGGACCTGGGCAGCGTGCAGACGCTGGCGGGGGCGGCCATTGCCTGGCACCAGGGCAACCAGCGCCAGAACCACTTCGTCCTCTCCACGTCCGAGGACGGGACGACCTACACACAGGTGTACGCGGCCGACAGCGCGCTGAACCTCGATGCGCAGACGTACACGTTCGCCCCGCGGCGGGCGCGCTACCTGCGCGTCACCGTCAACGGCAACACCGTCAACGACTGGGCCTCCATCCTCGAGGCACGGGCGTGCGGAGAGCAGACCTCGCAGCCGCCGCCCACGGAGGACACGGGGCCGGCGCTGCCGCGCAGGCCGTACCTGCAGAGCGTGGGGACCACGAGCGCGCTGGTGGCGTTCCGCTCGGCGGTGTCGTGCACGCCCTTCGTGCGCTACGGCCTGGGCACGGACCTGTCCCGCACGGCGACGGCGACGGCGGCCGGCTGGCGGCACGTGGTGAAGCTGACCGGCCTCAGCGCGGGGCAGACGTACAGCTACGTCGTCGAGGCGTGCGGCTCCGTCACGGGCGTGCGGCAGTTCCGCACGGCGACGACGTCGAGCACGCGGAGCATCCACTTCACGGCGATGGGAGACTTCGGCACGGGCGGCTCCTCGCAGGCGCGGGTGCTGGAGCGGCTCGGGCAGTCGAACCTGGCCGGAGAGCTGATGGTGGCGCTGGGCGACAACGCCTACGAGTCCGGCACGGAGCAGGACTTCCAGGACCACATGTTCACGCCCATGGCGGCGCTGCTGCGGCGGGTGCCGCTGTTCGCCAGCCCGGGCAACCACGAGTACGTGACGAACCAGGCCCAGCCCTACCTGGACAACTTCTACCTGCCGGCCAACAACCCGGCGAACACGGAGCGCTACTACTCGTTCGACTGGGGCCCGGTGCACTTCGTGGCGCTGGACTCGAGCTGCGCCATCGGCCTGGCCTCGTCGGACCGCTGCACGCTGGCGGCGCAGAAGAGCTGGGCGGCCGCGGACCTGGCCGCCACGCGCCAGCCGTGGAAGGTGGTGTTCTTCCACCACCCGCCCTGGTCGAGCGGCGCGCATGGCTCGCAGCTGCTGATGCGGCGTGAGTTCGGCCCCATGTTCGAGCAGTACGGGGTGGACGTGGTGCTCACGGGCCACGACCACAACTACGAGCGCTCCAAGCCGATGGTGGGCAGCGGCGTGGCGCCCTCGGGCAGCCGGGGCGTCGTCTACCTGGTGGTGGGCAGCGGCGGCGCCAGCCTCCGGAGCTTCCCGATCGCGCAGCCGAGCTGGACGGCGTACCGCAACAATACGGACGCGGGCTACCTGGACGTGAAGGTGAACGGCGGCACGCTGGTGGCGCAGTTCCTCAACGCGAGCGGCGCCATCAAGGACACCTTCACGCTGACGAAGACGATCCCGGCCTCCGTGGAGGCTCCGGGCAGTGTCTCGGCCTCGTCGCTGGAGACGCCTCCGGGCCCGGTGGACGATCCGGCCCGCGAGCCGGCGGGGCTGCGCTTCGAGAAGGTGCTGCCTCCGGCGGACACGCCGGAGTCGGTGGCGGACCACGACGAGCCGTCTCACTGA